A genomic window from Treponema maltophilum ATCC 51939 includes:
- the gatA gene encoding Asp-tRNA(Asn)/Glu-tRNA(Gln) amidotransferase subunit GatA, which produces MKPYTIESALRDFKNNTISCRALTEKAAAAFEEDAKSASPLNAFLDIYPDAAQIAQKYDDERKNAVSSGTLDALSAKKPLLGVPFGVKDNISVKGKPLTCASRILQGYTAPYSATVIKRLTDAGAIPLGRCNQDEFAMGSSTEYSVYGPTRNPINRDYVAGGSSGGSAAAVAAGLVPFALGTETGGSVRLPASYCGVYGLKPSYGLLSRWGVVAFGSSLDQVGVFGTSPADIALPLSVMAGKDPYDDTSCDLPSGSELSPSCSALTDERIASLKIAVPCQFAQAKGLDPQVASVFEKTKAWFTERGASIELADLPVLDASIASYYVIALSEAASNLSRFDGIRYGNRKDSGEGYDELYIQTRSEGFGAEVKRRIIIGNYVLSEQFSGSCYKKAMSVRARIQRDIAKLYESYDCILCPTCPTAAFKLGQKTEDPMEMYLSDMFTVFVNLSRTASINVPAGFTSEGLPVGVQFAGPMFSEKRLLSMAQAWYERGNGGTK; this is translated from the coding sequence ATGAAACCGTACACGATTGAATCGGCGCTGCGCGATTTTAAAAACAATACGATCAGCTGCCGCGCTTTAACGGAAAAAGCCGCCGCCGCTTTTGAAGAAGACGCAAAAAGCGCTTCTCCGTTAAACGCTTTTTTGGACATATATCCTGATGCGGCGCAAATCGCGCAGAAATACGACGACGAGCGCAAAAACGCCGTTTCTTCGGGAACGCTGGACGCTCTTTCGGCAAAAAAACCGCTTTTGGGCGTGCCGTTCGGCGTAAAAGACAATATTTCGGTAAAAGGCAAGCCGCTTACCTGCGCAAGCCGCATTTTGCAGGGGTACACCGCACCGTACAGCGCGACGGTTATTAAACGCTTAACCGACGCCGGCGCAATTCCTTTGGGGCGCTGCAATCAGGATGAGTTTGCGATGGGCTCTTCGACCGAATATTCGGTCTACGGGCCCACGCGCAACCCGATAAACCGCGACTATGTTGCAGGCGGCTCTTCCGGCGGTTCGGCCGCAGCGGTGGCCGCAGGTTTGGTGCCCTTTGCTTTAGGTACCGAAACGGGCGGTTCGGTGCGCCTTCCCGCGTCTTATTGCGGCGTATACGGCTTAAAGCCGTCTTACGGCCTGTTGAGCCGCTGGGGCGTCGTCGCCTTCGGCAGTTCCCTCGATCAGGTCGGCGTGTTCGGCACGAGCCCCGCCGACATTGCGCTTCCGCTTTCCGTTATGGCGGGTAAAGATCCGTACGACGATACGTCCTGCGATCTTCCTTCCGGCAGCGAACTCTCGCCGTCGTGCAGCGCCTTAACCGACGAGCGCATCGCTTCGCTTAAAATCGCCGTTCCGTGTCAATTTGCCCAAGCGAAGGGCTTGGATCCGCAAGTCGCGTCGGTATTCGAAAAAACAAAGGCGTGGTTTACCGAGCGCGGCGCTTCAATAGAGCTTGCGGACCTTCCCGTTTTGGACGCATCGATTGCTTCATATTACGTTATCGCCCTCAGCGAAGCGGCGAGCAATTTAAGCCGCTTCGACGGCATCCGCTACGGTAACCGCAAAGACAGCGGCGAAGGCTACGACGAACTGTACATTCAAACGCGGAGCGAAGGCTTCGGCGCCGAAGTAAAGCGGCGCATTATCATCGGCAATTACGTGCTTTCCGAGCAGTTTTCCGGCTCCTGTTACAAAAAGGCGATGAGCGTTCGCGCCCGCATTCAGCGCGATATTGCAAAACTGTACGAATCGTACGACTGTATTTTGTGCCCGACCTGTCCGACCGCCGCGTTTAAGCTCGGGCAAAAAACGGAAGATCCCATGGAAATGTATTTGTCCGATATGTTTACCGTATTTGTCAATTTGAGCCGCACCGCATCGATAAATGTGCCTGCGGGCTTTACAAGCGAAGGGCTTCCCGTCGGCGTTCAGTTTGCCGGTCCCATGTTCAGTGAAAAACGTCTTCTTTCCATGGCTCAAGCCTGGTACGAACGCGGCAACGGAGGTACAAAATGA
- a CDS encoding Asp-tRNA(Asn)/Glu-tRNA(Gln) amidotransferase subunit GatC, with amino-acid sequence MANDEKKIIDESVLEALLYLSRLAGSSIDLKTLKNQVDRIVEYFDVLSEFDDSENPYDAYPSTCADALREDVPVPGIDIPDIKKMTTEFMDGYFRVPKVLGEGA; translated from the coding sequence ATGGCAAACGATGAAAAAAAGATTATCGACGAAAGCGTGCTGGAGGCCCTGTTGTACCTGTCGCGCTTGGCCGGTTCGTCTATTGATTTAAAAACTTTAAAAAATCAAGTAGACCGCATTGTCGAATATTTTGACGTTCTGTCTGAATTCGACGATAGCGAAAATCCCTACGATGCGTATCCTTCGACCTGCGCCGATGCGCTGCGCGAAGATGTTCCCGTACCCGGCATAGACATCCCCGACATAAAAAAGATGACGACCGAATTTATGGACGGCTATTTCCGCGTTCCCAAAGTATTGGGCGAAGGAGCGTAG
- a CDS encoding ABC transporter ATP-binding protein: MKGSTVSINGVSKHFGSFHALNNVDVSIKKGEFFSLLGPSGCGKTTLLRIIAGFEFPDEGSVLFNDKNVTTTPPNKRGSNTVFQNYALFPHLSVYDNVAFPLKLKKLNKSVIDERVCEYLRMVQLDTHMNKKPNQLSGGQRQRVAIARALINEPDILLLDEPLSALDAKLRSNLLIELDKLHDKIGITFIYVTHDQSEALSVSDRIAVMNQGKVLQVGTPFEIYESPATEFTAQFIGETNIFAARVEECRDWPVEQGKDPEFMCTLDIPELSSNIKVTDYERTEEGQRVCFTVRPEKIRISLDPPPEKPNINVFTGIVEEPVYSGFQSKFYVRLENGTIIKVFKQHTNYLDDGPEIEWKDTVYISWSANDGYIVEDIEQ; the protein is encoded by the coding sequence TTGAAAGGTAGCACGGTATCCATCAACGGCGTGTCGAAACATTTCGGCAGCTTTCATGCTTTGAACAATGTGGATGTATCCATAAAAAAGGGCGAATTTTTTTCCCTGCTGGGACCTTCCGGCTGCGGTAAAACGACCCTGCTCAGAATTATCGCGGGTTTCGAATTTCCCGACGAAGGCTCGGTTTTATTTAACGATAAAAACGTCACGACCACGCCGCCGAACAAGCGCGGCTCGAACACCGTTTTTCAAAATTATGCGCTGTTTCCGCATTTGTCGGTGTACGACAACGTCGCCTTTCCGCTCAAATTAAAAAAGCTGAATAAATCGGTTATAGACGAACGCGTGTGCGAATACTTACGCATGGTGCAGCTCGACACGCACATGAACAAAAAACCGAACCAGCTTTCAGGCGGCCAGCGTCAGCGTGTCGCCATTGCCCGCGCGCTTATCAACGAGCCGGACATTTTGCTTTTGGACGAACCGCTGTCGGCGCTTGATGCAAAACTGCGCTCGAACCTTTTGATCGAACTCGACAAATTGCACGATAAAATCGGCATCACCTTCATCTATGTAACGCACGACCAATCCGAAGCGCTTTCCGTTTCGGACCGGATCGCCGTTATGAATCAGGGAAAGGTGCTGCAAGTGGGAACGCCGTTCGAAATCTACGAAAGCCCCGCAACCGAATTTACGGCACAGTTTATCGGCGAAACGAACATCTTTGCCGCACGCGTCGAAGAATGCAGGGACTGGCCGGTCGAACAGGGAAAAGATCCCGAATTTATGTGCACGCTCGACATTCCCGAATTGTCGTCGAATATTAAAGTAACCGACTACGAGCGCACCGAAGAAGGACAGCGCGTGTGCTTTACCGTGCGCCCCGAAAAAATCCGCATTTCGCTCGATCCCCCGCCGGAAAAACCGAACATCAACGTGTTTACCGGCATCGTCGAAGAACCGGTGTATTCGGGCTTTCAATCGAAATTCTACGTGCGGCTCGAAAACGGCACCATCATAAAAGTATTCAAACAGCATACCAATTATTTGGACGACGGGCCCGAAATCGAATGGAAAGATACCGTGTATATTTCGTGGAGCGCGAACGACGGCTATATCGTAGAGGACATTGAACAATGA
- a CDS encoding ABC transporter permease, producing the protein MNGLTNAKGEKPLPAQAQNDLLLQKRNKLGLLYAWPMGIWFTVFFVAPLVIITLYSFLKKGLYGGIVHEFSLDAYRQLLNPAYAIVLMRTLWISLLSTVITIAVALPCGYAMAKSRRQNLLLLLVIVPFWTNSLIRIFAWMSILGSDGLLNTMLMQLHLTEDSVQFLYNKSAVIIVSVYMYLPYAILPVFTSIDRFDFSLLEAARDLGATKVGSMIRILLPNIKSGITTAVIFTFIPIFGAYTVPLLVGGKDSYMIGNLIVDQVNKTRNWPLAAAFSMIITVLSTAAVLWMLASVRKDAALKNGAKTETAAKRGGI; encoded by the coding sequence ATGAACGGCCTTACGAACGCCAAAGGCGAAAAGCCCCTGCCGGCTCAAGCGCAAAACGATTTGCTCCTGCAAAAACGGAACAAGCTGGGTTTGCTGTACGCGTGGCCCATGGGCATATGGTTCACCGTTTTTTTTGTAGCGCCGCTTGTCATCATCACTCTGTACAGTTTTTTAAAAAAAGGCTTATACGGCGGCATCGTACACGAATTTTCGCTCGATGCGTACCGGCAGCTTTTAAACCCCGCATACGCGATCGTACTGATGCGGACGCTGTGGATATCGCTTCTTTCCACAGTCATAACCATCGCCGTCGCCCTGCCCTGCGGGTATGCAATGGCAAAAAGCCGCAGGCAAAACCTGCTTTTGCTGTTGGTTATCGTACCGTTTTGGACAAACTCGCTCATCCGCATTTTCGCGTGGATGTCCATTTTGGGCAGCGACGGACTTTTAAATACCATGCTTATGCAGCTTCATCTTACCGAAGATTCCGTGCAGTTTTTATACAACAAAAGCGCCGTCATCATCGTATCGGTATACATGTATTTGCCGTACGCGATTTTGCCCGTTTTTACTTCGATAGACAGGTTCGACTTTTCGCTTTTGGAAGCCGCCCGCGACTTGGGCGCAACGAAGGTCGGTTCGATGATCAGAATACTTTTGCCGAATATAAAAAGCGGTATTACGACGGCGGTTATCTTCACCTTTATCCCGATATTCGGTGCGTACACCGTTCCGCTTTTGGTCGGCGGCAAGGATTCGTATATGATAGGAAACCTCATCGTCGATCAGGTAAACAAAACGCGCAATTGGCCGCTTGCCGCCGCCTTTTCGATGATTATAACCGTTTTAAGCACCGCCGCCGTATTGTGGATGCTTGCATCGGTACGCAAGGATGCCGCGCTTAAAAACGGCGCAAAGACCGAAACCGCAGCAAAAAGAGGCGGCATATGA
- the gatB gene encoding Asp-tRNA(Asn)/Glu-tRNA(Gln) amidotransferase subunit GatB: MSLDYRVVIGCEIHCQLTTKTKAFCACENRYGSMPDTRVCPVCLGLPGAMPRVSKGYVQMGVIAGTALNCSIAHFTKFDRKHYFYPDLTKGYQITQYDMPLCTNGYVDIPYRHLSEDARPGGKDYYGKTFSGENNDIDGAYKRVRIERIHLEEDVGKSLHLEGAHSYIDYNRSGTPLIEIVTKPDMNSPEEAALFMQTVQEILRYVRVTNGNLEEGNMRCDANINLTVFEDGKEYHTPISEIKNLNSFRSVKDACAYEVRRQLEEFKTNRKEFNAGYKNTMGWDDVKGETVIQRTKNSFVDYRFVVEPDIKPFSLSEEFIAQAAGQVGELPEAKRTRFKKEYGLSSFDAETLTSTRSLALWFEQAAQLSKDVKKTANWILAELLAVLNEKEIGIDDINITPKHIASLVNAVADKKITGKQAKEVFSCMIESGKMPDDIIKEKGMEVVSDSAELSAFVANVIKENAQAVADYKGGKTNVFGWLMGQIIKKSGGKATPAAAAALLKAELEKL, encoded by the coding sequence ATGAGCTTGGATTACCGCGTCGTTATCGGCTGCGAAATACACTGTCAGCTTACAACAAAAACAAAGGCCTTTTGCGCGTGCGAAAACCGTTACGGCAGCATGCCCGATACGCGCGTGTGCCCGGTGTGTCTGGGACTTCCCGGCGCCATGCCGCGCGTGAGCAAGGGCTATGTGCAAATGGGCGTTATTGCGGGAACCGCGCTCAACTGCTCGATTGCACACTTTACGAAATTCGACCGCAAGCATTATTTTTATCCCGACTTAACCAAGGGCTATCAGATAACCCAATACGATATGCCCCTGTGTACAAACGGCTACGTCGACATTCCCTACCGTCATTTGAGCGAAGATGCGCGTCCGGGCGGCAAGGATTACTACGGCAAAACTTTTTCGGGAGAAAACAACGATATAGACGGCGCGTATAAACGCGTGCGCATCGAACGCATTCACTTGGAAGAAGACGTCGGCAAAAGTCTTCACTTGGAAGGCGCGCACAGCTACATCGATTACAACCGCTCCGGCACCCCGCTCATCGAAATCGTTACGAAGCCCGATATGAATTCTCCGGAAGAAGCGGCGCTGTTTATGCAGACGGTTCAGGAAATCCTGCGCTATGTGCGTGTTACGAACGGCAATTTGGAAGAAGGAAATATGCGCTGCGATGCGAATATCAATTTGACCGTTTTTGAAGACGGCAAAGAATACCACACGCCTATTTCCGAAATTAAAAACCTCAATTCGTTCCGTTCGGTAAAAGACGCCTGCGCATACGAAGTGCGCCGACAGCTTGAAGAATTTAAAACGAACCGGAAGGAATTTAACGCCGGCTATAAAAACACAATGGGCTGGGACGACGTTAAAGGCGAAACGGTCATTCAGCGCACAAAAAATTCCTTTGTGGATTACCGCTTTGTCGTCGAGCCGGACATAAAGCCGTTCAGCCTGTCGGAAGAATTTATCGCGCAAGCCGCGGGTCAAGTCGGCGAACTTCCCGAAGCAAAGCGTACCCGGTTTAAAAAAGAGTACGGACTTTCTTCGTTCGACGCCGAAACGCTCACGTCGACAAGGAGCCTTGCGCTGTGGTTCGAACAGGCGGCACAGCTTTCCAAAGACGTAAAAAAAACGGCAAACTGGATTTTGGCCGAATTGCTTGCGGTGCTGAACGAAAAAGAAATCGGCATCGACGACATCAATATTACGCCGAAGCATATCGCCTCGCTCGTAAATGCGGTTGCCGATAAAAAAATCACGGGAAAGCAGGCGAAAGAAGTTTTTTCGTGCATGATTGAAAGCGGCAAAATGCCCGACGACATAATCAAAGAAAAGGGAATGGAAGTCGTTTCCGACAGCGCCGAACTTTCGGCCTTTGTTGCCAACGTTATAAAAGAAAACGCTCAAGCGGTCGCCGACTACAAGGGCGGAAAAACGAACGTGTTCGGCTGGCTTATGGGGCAAATTATCAAAAAATCCGGCGGAAAGGCGACTCCCGCAGCTGCGGCCGCTTTGTTAAAAGCCGAATTGGAAAAACTTTAA